In Vibrio echinoideorum, the following proteins share a genomic window:
- a CDS encoding efflux RND transporter permease subunit — protein MNFLAYFANRQFLARIITVMVLLTGAMSLMQLKLQEYPDVAMDTAEIETIYPGATAQDIELNITNPIEKELRSVDGIAYFSSESSEGRSFIEVEYLPGEDAAVILRDIQQAIDRVGNLPKDIDSPPVVTQQKTSSLDVYHFGVSLSDSNTDLESLQHYAYQLDKRINNLGGVGSIKLSGFNEREFWVEVDPEKARRYQVAFDDVSTAIEQHNLSQSGGFVESWSQEQKIVTMTKVASTSDVSDIVIKALDSGQVVRVSDVATVIDTFARATEDPVLSGKPAVIFSITNSGSADVITTIDSIKALLGKESERIGDQFVFQTSLDLGKDMGEKFTIVATNGAIGLVLVLLILSMILQRRVAFWVSVSIPFCVFGVMIILPIIGLNLDSITLAALLLVIGIIVDDSVIIAESIFQEKEAGKKGVDAAVSGTLKVIKPLMASLVTTALVFIPMMFIPGTMGKAVAVIPITVIAALVFSFIECTLTLPAHLSLAKESNSKTQEKDRFEWIANHYRSLLNLALKHKKSVIVLALVGFSVSGYLVSSLKVDIFPTEAGKYIEVYTEVKAGTPLSKVREAHQSIEKAIESLPETELVSYELVYTSPVSQGIINLTNFDQRSRSAEQIITALNEELKVVSDGMFIKLSIDAGGPPPGAPVEVRVLGGTESERNQTVDLVMTWLEDYKGVTSINHSEALKDPQLNIVPQYHWLAKYNLTVSDLSNALRVGFDGNSVTSTWLGDQEVDIRVVLDEQFRDIEKLKTTKIYTEEGQQLPLSRLATVEPIEIPRLIKHYNGEREVTVSAALSDESISSVALADELITELTGQYPSSVTISVGGEAESTNETMSGFMVVFPAAMVAIYFVLAVMFNSLLQPLLIMAVIPFAIMASLMALVVHMQPMSLFGLIGVLGMTGVVVNNSLVLINRINELRIEGLDAITAVTQAAVSRLRPIVMTSLTTVAGLLPLAYGLGGTDVFMGPMSLTLGYGLLFSLPVVLLVIPAMYALFFSRKSWLKPE, from the coding sequence GAATATTTGCCCGGTGAAGACGCGGCGGTGATCTTGAGAGATATACAACAAGCCATCGATCGAGTCGGAAACTTACCAAAAGATATTGATTCGCCACCGGTTGTGACTCAACAGAAAACCTCCTCTTTGGATGTGTACCATTTTGGTGTGAGTTTATCAGACAGCAACACCGATCTTGAGTCATTGCAGCACTACGCGTATCAGCTAGACAAGAGAATCAACAACCTTGGTGGTGTAGGTTCTATCAAGCTTTCTGGATTTAACGAACGAGAGTTTTGGGTCGAAGTTGACCCTGAGAAAGCACGCCGTTACCAAGTTGCTTTTGATGATGTGAGCACCGCGATAGAGCAGCATAACCTGTCTCAATCGGGTGGCTTTGTAGAGTCATGGAGCCAAGAGCAGAAGATCGTCACGATGACCAAAGTGGCTTCGACCAGTGATGTTTCTGATATCGTAATTAAGGCGTTAGATTCAGGTCAGGTCGTGCGTGTGTCTGATGTAGCAACGGTGATTGATACCTTTGCGCGAGCAACCGAAGATCCCGTTCTGAGTGGGAAACCCGCAGTGATTTTCTCAATCACAAACAGTGGCAGTGCGGATGTCATTACCACCATCGACAGCATTAAGGCCTTATTGGGCAAAGAAAGCGAACGCATTGGCGATCAATTTGTTTTCCAGACCAGCCTCGACCTTGGCAAAGACATGGGTGAGAAATTCACTATCGTGGCCACCAATGGTGCGATAGGTCTGGTGTTGGTTCTGCTGATCTTGAGCATGATCCTGCAACGACGCGTCGCCTTTTGGGTATCGGTTTCTATCCCGTTTTGTGTGTTCGGTGTGATGATTATTTTGCCGATTATTGGGCTTAATTTAGACAGCATCACATTGGCTGCATTGTTGTTGGTGATCGGTATTATCGTTGATGATTCAGTGATCATTGCTGAGAGTATTTTCCAAGAGAAGGAAGCGGGTAAAAAAGGTGTTGATGCTGCGGTGTCGGGTACGTTAAAGGTGATCAAGCCGTTGATGGCAAGCCTTGTGACAACGGCTTTGGTATTTATCCCAATGATGTTTATTCCAGGCACCATGGGCAAGGCGGTTGCGGTGATTCCAATTACCGTTATTGCTGCGCTCGTGTTCTCATTCATTGAATGTACCTTAACGCTGCCAGCGCATTTATCGTTGGCGAAAGAGAGCAACTCAAAGACACAAGAAAAAGATCGATTTGAATGGATAGCGAACCATTACCGTTCACTGCTCAATCTCGCTCTGAAACACAAGAAGTCAGTGATTGTATTGGCGTTGGTTGGCTTCTCCGTTTCTGGCTATTTAGTGTCTTCGTTGAAAGTGGATATCTTCCCAACAGAAGCGGGTAAATACATTGAGGTCTACACCGAAGTGAAGGCAGGCACGCCGCTAAGCAAGGTGCGAGAAGCCCATCAGTCGATAGAGAAAGCGATTGAATCCCTGCCGGAAACGGAACTGGTTAGCTATGAATTGGTTTACACATCACCTGTGTCGCAGGGCATCATCAACCTAACGAACTTTGACCAGCGCAGCCGTTCTGCAGAGCAGATTATCACGGCGCTTAATGAAGAGTTGAAAGTGGTGTCTGATGGCATGTTCATCAAGCTCTCGATTGATGCTGGTGGTCCTCCTCCCGGCGCCCCTGTTGAGGTACGTGTACTTGGCGGAACCGAGAGTGAACGTAATCAAACCGTGGATTTGGTGATGACTTGGCTAGAAGATTACAAAGGCGTGACCAGCATTAATCACAGTGAGGCACTGAAAGATCCTCAGCTGAATATTGTTCCTCAGTATCACTGGTTGGCGAAATACAACTTAACGGTGAGTGACTTATCGAATGCGCTGCGAGTCGGCTTTGACGGTAATAGCGTGACCTCCACTTGGCTTGGCGATCAAGAAGTCGATATCCGTGTTGTTCTGGACGAGCAATTTCGCGACATCGAGAAATTGAAAACGACTAAAATCTACACGGAAGAAGGGCAACAACTACCGCTCAGCCGACTAGCAACGGTTGAACCGATAGAAATCCCTCGTCTGATTAAGCACTATAACGGAGAGCGTGAAGTGACGGTGTCAGCGGCTTTATCTGACGAGAGTATTAGTTCAGTAGCATTAGCCGATGAGCTAATCACAGAGCTTACAGGTCAATATCCATCGAGCGTGACCATTAGCGTTGGTGGCGAAGCGGAAAGTACCAATGAGACCATGAGTGGCTTTATGGTGGTGTTCCCCGCGGCAATGGTGGCGATCTACTTTGTATTGGCGGTGATGTTCAACTCATTGTTGCAACCGCTGCTGATAATGGCGGTTATCCCGTTTGCGATTATGGCCTCATTAATGGCACTCGTGGTTCACATGCAGCCGATGTCTTTGTTTGGTTTGATTGGTGTTCTAGGCATGACAGGCGTGGTGGTCAACAACTCACTAGTGTTGATTAACCGGATCAACGAGCTAAGAATCGAAGGTTTAGATGCGATAACGGCAGTGACTCAAGCTGCGGTCAGTCGTCTGCGTCCGATTGTAATGACGTCACTGACCACGGTTGCTGGCTTGCTTCCTCTGGCTTATGGATTAGGTGGAACAGACGTGTTTATGGGGCCAATGTCGCTAACACTGGGCTATGGTTTGTTGTTCTCTTTGCCCGTTGTGCTCTTGGTGATTCCTGCAATGTATGCGTTGTTCTTTTCAAGAAAGTCGTGGCTGAAACCAGAATAA